The DNA region GAATGACAGCAATGGTATGCGGGAAGCCTGTCTATGCCTCATGACCAGCTACATTGCCACACTACGTTACGAAGATGGTGCAAAGGCCTTGGAAGAGGCATTCCATCTAATGAGTCCGCAAGACAGACCTATGGATAAAATAAATCTGTTGTCGAAGGCTGTGCTGGCTTATTCATTCCTGCATAATAATGAAAAAATGTATGCTTCGCTGGAACAGATGAAAGTAGCGATACAAGACTTAATAACCGCCACACCGGCACTCAAGAATGCATACTCAGCCCTATATATGGGAATGGAAACTCAATACGCCCTTTACTATGTCCGCACGGGAAACCTCAAGAAAGCCTGGGAACACCTGCAAAAAGCAGATGAATATGATACCCCTAACACCTTCCTGCCGTATAGAGTATCCCGTCTGCAAGCTTATGCAGAATATTATCGTGCCCGAAAAGAATACGAAAAAGCCTTGGAATCATTGGATAATGCCATTACCCTGACACTTCAGATGTCTTTCCCGGATGCCATACTATATATGGCTATGAAAGCAGATATTCTAGTGGATATGGGGCATCCGGAGGTTGCTATCAACATCTACAAGAAAGTAATGCGTGATAAGGACTCTCTATACCGAGGATTGTCTAATGCGCAAATGGAGCAAATACAGAGCTTGTACAATATGGATAAGCTGGTGCTGAAACGAGAACAGCAACAAGAAAAGATACATTATTTTGTATTGATCGTTATCGGGATTGCCCTGCTGGCACTGATTGCTTTCGTTATCCACATGTACTTCAGCAGAAAAAGATTGCAGAAAGACGAGAAAGAAGTAGCCCGTCTGAGTGAAATAGCTGAGGAAGCGAATGAAGTAAAAAGCCGCTTCCTTGCAAACATGAGTTACAATATCCGTATTCCACTGAATAATGTGGTAGGTTTCTCACAATTGCTCTCTACAGATATGGGATTGGATGATAAAGAAAAACTGGAGTATTCTGAAATCATTCAGGCAAATTCTGCTGATTTGATTCAACTGGTGAACGATGTACTTGATCTCTCACGACTGGAAGCTAAAATGATGAAATTTCAGATACTGGATTGCGAAATGCGGGAAATATGCAACGACCTGATATATATGGCCCGTAGAGACAGTAACGGACATATACATGCCAAACTGGAAAGTGACGTGGAACACCAGATGCTTAGAATGGACGCCAACCGCTTCAACCAAGCTGTATTGAGTATGCTAATTTATCCTGTACCCAACGATACCGATCGTGAAGTGAAGATGCAGCTGAGCAAAGATGAAGAAAATCAATTACTGATATTCCGTATCACAAACAGTCCGCTAGTTGATCCTGCATTTGCCTCCCAGCAAGTTTCCATACGACTAAAAATCAATCAATTGTTATTTGAACATTTTGGTGGTAGCTTTATGGTAAGTGAAAGTGCTGAGGA from Bacteroides sp. MSB163 includes:
- a CDS encoding histidine kinase dimerization/phospho-acceptor domain-containing protein, which gives rise to MIKRLIIALALGTGILFTANAQNSAVKDSLLRIYVTAPHDSMRLDVLHDIARLDQQTPVFLYYENKLLQEATEQNNLRYQSLATYEHIIYFFNKLDLKRVTQWMNRMEVLAEKHNYYNDYFKAKKLQIEMYTINQQIELAIHEANIMYDKAKKLNDSNGMREACLCLMTSYIATLRYEDGAKALEEAFHLMSPQDRPMDKINLLSKAVLAYSFLHNNEKMYASLEQMKVAIQDLITATPALKNAYSALYMGMETQYALYYVRTGNLKKAWEHLQKADEYDTPNTFLPYRVSRLQAYAEYYRARKEYEKALESLDNAITLTLQMSFPDAILYMAMKADILVDMGHPEVAINIYKKVMRDKDSLYRGLSNAQMEQIQSLYNMDKLVLKREQQQEKIHYFVLIVIGIALLALIAFVIHMYFSRKRLQKDEKEVARLSEIAEEANEVKSRFLANMSYNIRIPLNNVVGFSQLLSTDMGLDDKEKLEYSEIIQANSADLIQLVNDVLDLSRLEAKMMKFQILDCEMREICNDLIYMARRDSNGHIHAKLESDVEHQMLRMDANRFNQAVLSMLIYPVPNDTDREVKMQLSKDEENQLLIFRITNSPLVDPAFASQQVSIRLKINQLLFEHFGGSFMVSESAEDGYPITFSISYKE